The DNA segment CGGCATGCTCCAAGCAGAGCCCCTAAAACTGTGTCATTTGGTGTGACAGGCATCCCTTTCATCAAATCACAAGCCTCCTTTAATCTTCCGGCCCTTCCCAAAAGGTCAACAAGACAACCATAATGCTTGATACTTGCCTTCAACCCATATTTCTCCATCCCGGAGACAATCTCTAAACCTTCCTCCACGAATCCACCATGGGCACAAGCCGATAGCACTGAAAGAAATGTTATATCATTAGGTTTCACTCCTGAGCTCTTCATTCTCTCGAAGAAATTAATTGCCTCCACACAGTGGCCATGAGTGGCATAAGCAGATATTAGTGAGTTCCAAGCAGCAGCATTTTTAACTGACATTCCTTCAAAAATCAATCTGGCATTACTTAAATCCCCACATTTCGCATACATATCAACCAACCCATTAAGAACAAATTGATTCAATTCAATCCCTTTCCGGATTATCATTTCATGTATTTCCTTGCCAACATCCAGCAAAGCCAACTGTGCACAAGCCGATAAAACACTAACTACAGTAACCTCATCCGGTTCAAACCCCTCATCTTGCATTTTAGAAAATGCTTCTAAGGCTTCTTCACAGTATCCATTCTGTGTATAACCACATATCAATGAATTCCAATTCACCAAGTTCTTCATAGTTATCCTATCAAATATGGCCTTGGCACTCTTAACATCACCCTTCTTAAAATACCCAGAAACCATTGATGACCAGACATAGAAATTTCTTCTTGGCATTATCTCAAACAGTTCCCTTGCAGCATCCATATCTCCATTACTAGCATACCCATCAACCATAACACTCCATGTGACTACATTCCTAAACTCATCCGGCACCCGGTTAAAAAACCTCCTAGCCATCACCATATCTCCATTTCTAGCATACCCGTCAATCATTTCATTCCAAGTCACAATTGTCTTCTCATACATATTCTCAAACAACAAAATTGCAGTCTTTGTATCACCACCCTTCATATGTCCTCCTATCATAGCATTCCATGTTATCACATTTCTTTCAGGCATATAATCAAACACCTTCCGGGCACTCCAAATTTCACCACATTTCCCATACATATCCAACAATGCAGTCCCCACCATAACATTACAATCAAATCCTGATTTCACAGATTCAGCATGTAAAGCTTTGCCGAGGCTAAGCATTGAAAGTGCAGCACATGCCTTTAGCACCAAAGGAACAGCACCCACCATTAAACTTCCATTAACACGATTATGGCTGTATATTAAAAAGGCTTCTTTGAATTTTCCTTGATATACGCATTTCTTTATGTTATAAGCCCAATTTATTAATGGGTTTGTGATATTATTCAGTGAACACAATCGAGAACTTTGAATTTGGCAATTCTTATGGTTGTTTTTCATTTTACAGTGAAGATCATTCTGAGTTCCTTGTGGCCAAGGATAAAGTTTCTTGCTTTAATCGTTCTTGCAAATGTCAATTAGCTGACTCAAAAGTTTCTGACGGTTCTTTTCGATTTTAATCCTATTTTCTGATTATTATATTTCTGGTCCTATGTATTCCTATTCGGCGGATTTGAAGGCTAGAGTTGCACTTTTAAATTCAATCAAAATTTGTATTGTGTATAGGGTGTCGTTACTGAATAAGGATGCCAATGGTTCGGTTTGacaagttattttataaaatttggaCCATACtaattttttggctattttattATGTATAATAAAAAATTAGACTTTTAGAAATTATACTAATCATGTCAGTTTTTCTTCGATATCGGTACAGTTCTATTAAAGGGTGTGAATTAAGAGAACATGAAAGATAGACAGAGTATAGATctatcaactattctacaacaacACAAAAGAAACTAAACAAAGACAAAGGAAATATAAATTACTCGAGTGGAAAGATATTAAGCAagttgggactcaagaataaagttgaatattaaatatttgaaaatataaatttaaatcatacgaaaggaaacatattcaatacattgtagtttgctactcataatcgctagaattCATTGTGTGTTGCTAGTGAATATGCTtgaaataatttagtttcaataAAAGTAGTATAATAGGTTTGGAGATTAGGATTTTGAGCTTAATTACTTGTTGACTTGTAATCATTTTATAATTTCAAGGCCCAAGGAaaaatttaatgctttattatttttaaactttataaatatatttttttatgtaaattTATTTGGTACGGTTCGGTAATTTTTTTcgatttattttcataaaataaaaaacctatccTAATTATCGGCACGGTTATAGagttatataaaaacctacgattTTATTAAAAGAACCTAAAAATTGGTTCGGTGTGATACGGTTCTGTTGgtttttaaatatttattgacACCCCTATTACTAATTATCAATATTTTGATATGTACAAATATATACATGGAATTATATACATAGAATTATTGTTGAACTTTCCGGGTGTGGTAAAAATTTACCCGCATCAAATATTTACACCAAGTCTAATTAAATTAACCATAGGAGATAAACTAAGGTCTTCtaggatttttattttgaatAAATAAGAAACAAAAAAAGGCTAGTATAATCATAATAACTACTGTTACAAAATCTTAGGGCTAGTGTCATcctctttattttatttcctcGCAATCATCTTCTGCATTTTTGCTGCATCTTGTGACTTGAATCTTCACTACTAAAAGATAGCAATCAGTCTTTCGACTGATTCAGTCggaattttcaaaaataatatttgttatattttttttt comes from the Nicotiana sylvestris chromosome 4, ASM39365v2, whole genome shotgun sequence genome and includes:
- the LOC104227573 gene encoding pentatricopeptide repeat-containing protein At3g21470, producing MKNNHKNCQIQSSRLCSLNNITNPLINWAYNIKKCVYQGKFKEAFLIYSHNRVNGSLMVGAVPLVLKACAALSMLSLGKALHAESVKSGFDCNVMVGTALLDMYGKCGEIWSARKVFDYMPERNVITWNAMIGGHMKGGDTKTAILLFENMYEKTIVTWNEMIDGYARNGDMVMARRFFNRVPDEFRNVVTWSVMVDGYASNGDMDAARELFEIMPRRNFYVWSSMVSGYFKKGDVKSAKAIFDRITMKNLVNWNSLICGYTQNGYCEEALEAFSKMQDEGFEPDEVTVVSVLSACAQLALLDVGKEIHEMIIRKGIELNQFVLNGLVDMYAKCGDLSNARLIFEGMSVKNAAAWNSLISAYATHGHCVEAINFFERMKSSGVKPNDITFLSVLSACAHGGFVEEGLEIVSGMEKYGLKASIKHYGCLVDLLGRAGRLKEACDLMKGMPVTPNDTVLGALLGACRVHSDTDVVEHVLNEVKKLSCSCNSSVDAHYVILSNIYAASERWEKAERMRFALSNKGSQKTPGCSVVMLDVPETSFMQVLPE